ACGCCAATCCATCCGCCACCCAACCTCCCCCAGTCTTTTTTGGGGGAGGTGGGCGAGTAGTACGAGCCCGGTGGGGGCCGACTCAGTTCTGCGCGAGCGCCTGCTTGATCTCGTCGAACGGGGGGAGCAGGCTGGGGTTGGTGCTGTGCCAAGCGTAACGGATCGTTCCGTCCTGGTTGATGACGAACGCCGCGCGGTCCGACGCGTTCAGCAGCCCCGGCCCCAGCGGCGCCTCGCGCAGCACCCCGAACGCCCGGGCCGCCTCTCGGTTGAAGTCCGAGGCGAACTGGTAGTCGGCGCCCAGATCCTTCTTGAAGCGGTCCAGCACGAACGGGCTGTCGACGCTGGTGGCGATCACGCGCGCGTTGAGCCCGCTGTACGAGCCGATGTCGTCACGCATGGCGCACATCTCTTCCGTGCACGTGCTGGTGAACGCCAGCGGAAAGAACAGCAGCACCACGGTGCCCTTGGCCCACTCGGCGGAAAGCGAAAGCGGCGACAGCTCGCTGGACACCAGCGTCACGTCCGGGGCCCGGTCTCCCTGCTGTAGCGACATCGAACAACTCCTTGCGGTTGATTTCAGGATCTACTCGGCCGCCATCAGGCGCAGCGTGCCCAGCGCCTTGCGCACGATCTCGCGCTCGGCTTCCTGCTCGCCGGCGGGGCAGATGTACGTGGCGAACACCAGAACGCCCGGCGCCGTGGCGACGCCCTGCATCCAGAAGGTGGTCTCCGGCTCTTCGTCGTCCTCTTCATCCGACGACTCGTACTCGCAGATGGAGAGTTCGCCCTCTTCGATGTCCAGGTCCTCGACATCGTCCTCCTCGATCTCCACGCCGTCCTCTTCCAGAAAAGCGTAGAGTTCCTCGGCCGGATCGGCGGAGTCCTCGTCGCCCTCGAAGGAGATCAGGTGCAGAGTGCCGATGCCGTCTTCGAGCCAGACCTCGAGCCCGCCCTGGTCCTCGTCCGGCTCGGCGGACCAGCCGGCGGGGAGTACGATGCTGAAGCGGCCGTCTGGGTCGCTGGTGCGCTTGGGTTCCGTCATGCACATCCTCCTTGGGTGGCCGCCCAAGATGCCACGCAGCCGAACGCCCGGCAAGCCGTCCGCCGTGGACGGCCCGCCGGGCGTCGCTCGATCGATGAAAAAGCTCAGGCGGCGCGGCGCTCGCGGTGCGCGGCGATCATGCCGGCGCGGCGCGCGGGGCGGATGATGCCGCTGCGCAGGTCGTGCTCGGCCTGCACGCGGGCCATTTCCTCCAGCGGCACCGAGGTGCGCATGAAGGTGGTGAGCCGGGCCATGAACTCCTGCTCGATCCGCTCGGCGACGGAGAGGGCGTGTTCAGCGCGGGACTCGTTCATATCGGCAGCGTGGGCGCGTCTGTGGGTCGTCCGGGATCGGGAGCACGATGAGGCTCGCGAGTTGGTGCTACATGATCGCGAGTCAGATGCGGGGCGGCATGGGTAGATGGACCCAGAAAAGGAAGTGCCCAGGATCAGGTGCCAGGTACGAAGTCCCGGGCTCTGCTGCCACAAACCCGAATACGACAGAGGCGGCCCAACCCGCGGCCGCCTCATCGCCCCCCTCATCTGTTCCCCCGCGTACCTCCGCGAACCCCCGCGACCTCCGCGTGAAGGCAGTTTACACACTCTCCGCCGAGCAAAGGCCGGGATTCGCGATCAGAACGTGCCGCCGGCCATGAAGCCGTCCATCGCCCCTGATCCGCCGGATGGAGCCGCGGACTCACCGAGGCGCGCCTTGAGGTCGAAGTCGCCCGGGTTGGTGGCCGCCGCGCGCGCCACGCCGAAGTCCACCGCGCCAGACGCCACCAGGTCCGCCAGGTGCTGGTCAAACGTCTGCATCCCGTACGTATCCCGCCCCGCGGCGATGTGGTCGCGGATCTCCGACGTCTTGTCGGGATCGATGACGCAGTCGCGGATGGTGCTGGTCATTACCATCACCTCCGCCGCCAGCGCGCGTCCCTTGCGGTCCTTGCGGGCCAGCAGCCGCTGCGAGACCACCGCATGCAGCGCATCCGCCAGACGATAGCGCACCGTCTCCTGCTCTTCCGGCGGAAAGGCGGAGATCAGACGCGCAACCGTGTTGGTGGCGTCTTTCGTATGCACCGTGCTGATGACCAGGTGCCCGGTTTCCGCCGCCTTGAGCGCGATGTCGATCGTTTCCGAATCGCGCATCTCGCCGATCTGGATGACGTCCGGGTCCTGCCGCAGCGCCGCCCGCAGCCCGCGGTGAAAGCTGTCGGTGTCGGAGCCTATCTCGCGCTGGCTGATGGCGCACAGGTTGTCGCTGTGCAGAAACTCGATGGGGTCCTCCAGCGTGACGATGTGGCGGTGCTCGTGCTGGTTCTGGTGCTGGATCATCCCCGCCATGGTGCTGCTCTTTCCACTTCCCGTCACCCCCGTCACCAGCACCAGCCCCCGCTCGGCAAGCGCGATCTTCTTCGCCACGGGCGGCAGGCCGAGTTCGTCCAGGGTGGGGATCTTGTACGGAATCACGCGCAGGACGATGACGAAGCTGCCGCGCTGCCGCATGACGTTCACGCGAAAGCGCCCCACTCCGTTGATGCCCCACGAGCAGTCGTGGTCCTGAATGACGTCCACGCGCTCGCGCAGGCTGGGCGCGATGATGGTGAGCACGAAGGCGCGCGCCTGCTCCGGTGACAGCTTCTGCTTGGTGAGCGGAAGCAGCTTGCCGCCGATACGGGCGCGGATCACGTCGCCGCCGCGGATGTGGATGTCGCTGGCGCCGCGGTCCACGGCGCCCCGGATGATCTGTTCCATAGGTCCTGCAGGGTGTCTGCGAGCCGCGGCGGGGATGGATTGCCGGCGGGAACGGAACGGGCCGCGGCGGCCCGCTCCGGGTGCGGCGGACAGGTGCGTCCGCGGAGCGCTGCAATATAGCGCCCGCGCTGAATTTGTCTGCCCCGCGCCGGCCCGCGTTGCAGCGGCGGCACGGTTCGGGTATACTCGCGGAGCCCGCGACCAGACGTTTTCATCCGCCCCCGGACCGCATGACCCCCGAATCATCCCAGGCAGCCGTTTCCGCGGCCCACCCGGCCGGCGCGCCGTACGAGCGCCAGGCCACGCCGGAGTTCTGGCGCGGGCGGCGGGTGGTGGTCACCGGCGGCGGCGGCTTTCTGGGCTCGCACGTGGTGGACCGGCTGCGCGCGCTGCACGCGGACGTGTTCGTCCCCCGCCGCGCCGAGTTCGACCTGACCACCGACGAAGCGGTGCGGCGGCTGTACGAGACCGCGCGCCCGGAGATGGTCATCCATCTGGCCGCGGAAGTGGGCGGCATCGGCGCCAACCGCGAAAACCCGGGCCGCTTCTTCTACGCCAACGCGATCATGGGCATTCTCATGATCGAAGAAGCGCGGCGCACGGGCGTGCAGAAGTTCGTGCAGATGGGAACGATCTGCGCCTATCCCAAGATCACGCCCGTGCCGTTTCGCGAAGAGAACCTGTGGGAGGGGTATCCGGAGGAAACCAACGCGCCGTACGGGGTGGCCAAGAAGGCGCTCCTCGTTCAGCTGCAGGCGTACCGGCAGCAGTACGGGATGAACGGCATCTACCTGCTGCCGGTGAACCTGTACGGCCCGCGCGACAACTTTGACGAGCGCAGCAGCCACGTGATTCCCGCGCTCATCCGGCGCATGCTGGAGGCGCGGGACGGCGGCGCGCCGGAGGTGCGGATGTGGGGCACGGGCAACGCGTCGCGCGAGTTTCTGTACGTGGACGAATGCGCGCGCGCCGTCGTGTTGGCGTCGGAGCACTATGACGGTGCCGAGCCGGTGAACCTGGGTGTGGGCGAAGAGATCACCATCCGCGACCTGGCCGCGCAGATCGCCGAGTCTGTGGGCTACCAGGGGCGCTTGGCGTACGATCCCACGCAGCCGGACGGGCAGCCGCGCCGCTCGCTGGACACCAGCCGCGCGCGCGAGCTCTTCGGCTTTGAGGCGCACATGCCGTTTCGCGAGGGGCTGCGGCGTACGGTGGAGTGGTACGCGGGGCAGCGCGCGGTCTGAAAGCTCGCCAGGGACGTCTCACACAGAGCCGCAGAGACGCAGAGAAGAGAGAAAAAGGAGAGGAGCCTGATGGATGGGCTCCTCTCCTTGTCTGTTCCTCTGTGTCTCTGCGGCTCTGTGTGAGGCCCTTCTTCTTCTGTTCCCCGCGACCTCCGCGCCCCCCGCGGCCTCCGCGTGAGATGCAGTTACCGAGACCCGCCGCCCAGCGACTGCTCGCGCTTGGCGCGGAACTCCGAGCCGGTGCTCCACGTGGGCCACTCCGCGCCGTTCGCCACCGCCAGCCCCACGCGGTAGGTGAGGCGCGTGTCGTCCACGATGCCGGCCATGTCCCAGTCGGCCTTCACCTCGTCCGTCGGCTTGTGGTAGTCGTCGCGGATGTAGGCGCCGCGCACCCGCTCGGCGTAGTCCGCTGGCTGGTTCAGGTAGTCCGTCCCCGGAAACAGGAAGGAGAGCGACGGAACGCCGCCCCGCGCCAGTTCCAGGTGGTCCGCGCGATAGAAGTATCCCTTCTCCGGCTCCGGATCAGGCACCACGCGGCGGCTGTCGCGCGCGGCTTCCGTGGCCAGCAGCGTTTCCAGCGAGCTCTGCCCGTAGCCCAGGCTCACCAGCGACCGGGTGCGCCCCCACGGGTTCATGGCGTCCATGTTGATGTCCGCCAGCGTCTTCGCCAGCGGGACCACGGGATGCTGCGCGTAGTAGCGGGCGCCCAGCAGTCCCTGCTCTTCCGCCGTGAACGCCACGAAGACGAGCGTCCGGCGCGGCGCCGTGGGAAGCGAGCGATACGCCTGCCCGGTGGAAATCAGCCACGCCACGCCGGACGCATCATCCAGCGCGCCGTTGTAGATGCTGTCGCCGTTGATCACGCGGCCGAGCCCGAAGCTGTCCCAGTGCGCGGAAAACAGCACCGCTTCATCCGCCACGGACGGATCGCTCCCCGGCAGCCGGCCCACCACGTTGCGCGAGTTGATCCGACGGACGGCGTTGCGGGCACGGAACGTCGCCGTCCCGCCCAGCGGCACCGGGCGGAAGCCGCGCGTCCGCGCCGTCCGCTCCAGCGCGGCGAAGTCGTGGCCGCCCGCGGCAAAGATGCGGCGCGCGGTCTCCAGTTGAATCCATCCCTCCACCGGCACGTGCGCGGGCGCGCCGGCCACGTCAAAGCGCTCGCGCACGTTGCTCTGGATGGTGGACCACGGGTAGCCCGCCGGCCCGGTCTGGTGAACCAGCAGCACCGCCGCCGCGCCGCGCTCCGCCGCCGTCTCGTACTTGTACGTCCACCGTCCGTAATACGTCATCGCCGGGCCGCGAAAGACGCTGGGATCCAGGCGCGTGGTGTCTGCCGGGTCGGGGACGGGCGGGTCGCCGATGAGCATCACCACCGTCTTGCCGCGCACGTCTACGCCCTTGAAGTCGTCCCATCCCAGCTCGGGCGCCACCACGCCGTATCCCACGAACACCATCTCCGCGGCATTGACGGAAACCAGCGAATCGGGGCGCTGCGACCACGCGACGATGTCTTCCAGCTGCCGCAACTCCATCGTGGTGCCGTTGACGGCGGCGCGGGCCTCCAGCCGCGACGTGGTGCCGATGAGCGGCACCTGCTGCACGTACGAGCCGTCCGGCATCCCCGGCGCCAGGCCGATTTCGCGGAAGCGGCGGCTGAGGTACGCGATCGTGCTGTCCTCGCCCGCCGTGCCCACCGCGCGTCCCTGGAAGCGGTCCGAGGACAGCTCGCGGATGTCGCGCAGCAGCATGTCGCCGCTGATGGCCGCCTCGCCCGTGCCCGCGCCCGCCGCGCCGGCCTGCATTCCCGCGGGCGCGCAGCCGGCCGCCAGCGCCAGTGCCAGCGGGGCTCCCCATCGTACGCTCTTGCGCATCCGTGCTCCGATGTCGTGAAATCCGTTGATCCACCGCCTCCGCCGCCGACGGCCGTCCGTGACGGGCGGAGAAGCTTCGAATCTCGGTTGATGCAGAACCCGCCGCCAGCCCGGACGCGCGCGGCGAACGCTTTCCGCCGGGCCGAATCGTGGCGGCGCCGAAGAATCTGCTCTCCCCGCGAGAACGGACGTGCGTGTCGCGACGTTGGCTCGGCGGATAGTAGATCCTTCGGTCGCGCAGGATCCGGCGTGACGGAGAGGGCCGCACACGCTCCCTCAGGATGACATGGTCTGGATTGCAAGTAGCCGCGGGACAACAACATGTCATCCTGAGGAGGCGCCGGACGCACTTTCCGCCGCGCCGGCCGTTGGCGCCGACGAAGGATCTACTTTCCGCGCGAGCACTACCGTGGGACACCCGACGTTTTCCGGCGCACGGCCGGTCCTTCGATCGCGCATGACCCGGGCGCACGGGATGAGGGGGCGCACGCTCCCCAAGCTGATGCCTCGCGGCGAGCGCGCGCGGACACATCAAAGGAACTTTTTGCGGCGCAAGGAGTTACACGCTGGCCATCATGCAGGAGGACCTTCACCTCCGTCTGCTCCCGGCCGGGCTCCACACGCCCGCGGACGCCCCGGACGGTTGTGCGAACCCGCGGTTTCCGGCAGATTCACGTCCCGTTGCACCGCCCCCGGGCGGCCCACCCGCAGGAGCCGGTCATGTCCGCAGCGCAGACGCGCGCTACCGTCGTCATCATCGAAGACAACCTGGACAACAGGATGATCTATCGTACCATCCTGGAGCACTACGGGTACGAGGTCCTGGAAGCCGGCGATGGACAGTCCGGCGTGCAGCTGGTGCGCGACACGCTTCCCGACGTGGTGCTGATGGACATCTCCATCCCCATCATCGACGGGCACCAGGCCACGCGCATGCTCAAGGCGGACCCTGTGACCGCGTCCATCCCCGTGATGGCGCTGACCGCGCACGCCATGGCCGAAGACCGCCAGCGCGCGGCCGAGGCCGGGTGCGACGCGTACCTGGCCAAGCCCGCCGAGCCCAAGCAGGTGCTGGCCGAGGTGCAGCGCCTGATCGCCGAACGCGAGGCCCGCACCGCCGCCATCTGACTCCGCCGCATCCGCCGCACGACGAAGCCCGCCAGACGTTCTGGCGGGCTTTTCTGTATCAATTTCAGGAGTGACGCAGCAATCCGCCCGCTCGGCGACCCGGAGGCGAGAGAGCCGCGCGAACCCTTTCACGGCAGCCGTGGGACATGCGGACGAGCCGCGGCGCGGGAGCCGATCCACGCGGCGCACCCCCATAACGCGAATCCGCCTCCCGCCGCGGCACCACCCAGCCCGCCGAACGCGCCCATCATGCCGCCCAGCAGCGTGGCGACCGGCAGCAGCAGCCACCAGCGGTTCAACTCGGTCCCGCGCAGGCGTCGATGGTAAACGATGGGCGTCAGCACCGCGCCCAGCGGCAACCCGCCGGACAGCGCGAGCAGCGATGCAATGCCGGGGTGCGAGTAGCCGGGATACTCGCTGCCCGTCGTGCCGCTGTGGCCAATCCAGAAGGCGAACGTGACGATCAGATAGCCCAGGAGTACCCCCGCCATCGCCCCGATCAATGTCATCGCGATCACCATCGCGGTCGGGGCGATGCTCCGGGCGCCTCCCTTCTCACGCACGAGCGACGGCAGAAGGTCAGCGGAGCCGCTGTCTTGAAGATTCACCGCACAACCCCCGTTCTGGTCATCGTGGGCGGCTCGATTCGGGCTACCCGAATGCCCTGGCGATCACCATCCCCACACCGATGATGATGCCCACGAGTATGATCACGACCTCGAGAAACGTATCCCAACCGATCACGCGCTCCAGCCATTTATTCATTGCGATGCCTGGGTTCCGGCTCTGTGATTTTGCCGACCTCAGGACGAACTGGGCCTGGAACCATGCCGAAAGCTCCTCAAGCAGATCGCTCGTCTCAATGCTCCGAACCAGGCGAGTCGTGCACGTTGATCGATGACAAGGAGAGAAGGCAGACACTCTCACCCGTCCTCGTACACCCGCGGCTCGCAATACGAGAATGCGCCGGTGAACTCGCCGCTCTTCAGCAGGTCTGCAATCGTCCGCTCGATGACGTCATCCGTGAGCCGCTCCACCACGATCATGTCCGAACCCCATACGTAAAGCCCGCTCGCGCACTCACCCGATTCGCGGTATCGGGCCATCAGCGTAGCCAGGTTCTTCAGCGTAAAGAACGTGGCGATGTAGGATTCCCCGGATTCGAACTCCACCCAGACGTCCACGTTTTCGTCGTCCGGATCGATGTGGGCGCGATCACCGATCCATCCGGTCGTGTACGGACCCGAATGCTCTCCGATTGCCTGGGTCATCCGTCTTCAGAGCAGCGTCAGCGGGGTGCGGCGGAGGGCAGCATGCGCATGGCGATGATGCCCAGCGCGGGTCCGGCGGCCAGCAGGCCGAACGCGAGCGGCCATCCCCCCGCCGCGCGCAGGTGCGGCACGGCGGCGATGGAAACGGAGGTCAGAAGAAAACCCAGCGCGGTCTGCAGCGTCAGCGCGGTGCCCACGGCGTGCTCCGGCGCCACCTCCGTCACGATGGCGCTGAACTGCGCACTATCCGCCACGACCGCGAAGCCCCACAACAGCGCCACGGCCACCACCAGCCACACCGGCGCGCGCATCATCCACCCGATCGCGAGGGCGCAGGCGCCGCTGGCCGCCATCGCCCAGATGGTCACGCGGGCGCGCCCCAGCCGGTCCGCCCAGGCACCCGCGAGCACCGAGCCCATCCCGCCCGCCGCGATCACCGCGAATCCCATCAACCCCGCCCGCGCCTCCGCCCCGCCGTGCCCGTGCGCCGCGAACACATCCACAAAGAACAGGCTGATGAACGTCCACATGGCGTACAGCTCCCACATGTGGCCCAGATAGCCCGCAATGGCCAGCCGCGCCGGCCGGTTGCGCGCCACGTCGCGCAGCAGCCCCCACGAAAACCGCCGCCGCGCGAACGGATACGGCCCGTCGCGGTACGTCGCCGCCACCAGCAGCGCCGAGACGACGGCCCCCGCGGACGCGGCCAGCACCACCTGCCGCCAGTCCAGCGACGGAAAGGCGCGCAGCAGGTACGGCGTCGCCTTGCCCACCGTCAGTGCGCCCACCACGGTGCCGATGGCCAGCCCGCGGGCCGAGCGGAACCAGGTGGACACCATCTTCATCGCCGGGGGATACACGCCGGCCAGCAGCATTCCCGTGGCGAAGCGGAGCGCCACCGCCTGCCCGTATCCGTCGGCAAGGGTGAGCGCCGCGTTGGCCGCCGCCGCCAGCAGCGCGGAAACGGCGAAGTAGACGCGGCTGGGGATGAGGTCCGCCAGGTTCAGCAGCGCGGCGATGGCCGTGCCCGCCACGAAGCCCAGCTGCACCGCGCCGGTGAGCCACCCCGCCTGCGAATCGCTCAGCTGCCAGAGCGCCTGCAGCCGCGGCGACACGGCGCTCGCGCTGAACCACAGCGACATCCCCAGCAGTTCCGCCATCGCGAGCAGAACCAGCGCGCGCCAGCGGCGCGGATCGGCGTCAGGCGCCAGCGTGGAGGAGGGAGGGGACAAACGTCAGCGGATGCAGATGGAGATGGGGATGGAGACGATTGGGCGAGACTTTGGACGGGCGGCGTGCATCCGCGGGGGCCCCTCCCCCTGCCCCTCCCCGTGCAAACTGCCGCACGGAGAGGGGAGAACGATAGATTCGTGTGCTCCGGGGATTTCTGTGCGGCCGGAGAGGGCCCCCTCCCCCCAACCCCCTCCACCCGCTCCGCGGGAGAGGGGGAGCCGTTCGGCGCGGAGACGGGCTTCGGCTCGTGCACGCCGTTCCATAACGCAGTTGAAGCCCCGATCGTGGACGCGACAGCGGCCGCGAGTCGGGGGTTCCCGCTGTTGGAGCGGCGGATTCATTCGCTCAACGCAACCCCGCTCACGCAACCAACTCAACGGCACTCGCTCAACAGCGCTCCCTCAACGCAACCCGCTCACACGATGGTCTTTCGGTCCACGCACCGACCCATCCGCCCGCCCCCAACCCTCCCCCAGTCTTTTTTGGG
The genomic region above belongs to Longimicrobium terrae and contains:
- a CDS encoding redoxin domain-containing protein, yielding MSLQQGDRAPDVTLVSSELSPLSLSAEWAKGTVVLLFFPLAFTSTCTEEMCAMRDDIGSYSGLNARVIATSVDSPFVLDRFKKDLGADYQFASDFNREAARAFGVLREAPLGPGLLNASDRAAFVINQDGTIRYAWHSTNPSLLPPFDEIKQALAQN
- a CDS encoding type IV pilus twitching motility protein PilT encodes the protein MEQIIRGAVDRGASDIHIRGGDVIRARIGGKLLPLTKQKLSPEQARAFVLTIIAPSLRERVDVIQDHDCSWGINGVGRFRVNVMRQRGSFVIVLRVIPYKIPTLDELGLPPVAKKIALAERGLVLVTGVTGSGKSSTMAGMIQHQNQHEHRHIVTLEDPIEFLHSDNLCAISQREIGSDTDSFHRGLRAALRQDPDVIQIGEMRDSETIDIALKAAETGHLVISTVHTKDATNTVARLISAFPPEEQETVRYRLADALHAVVSQRLLARKDRKGRALAAEVMVMTSTIRDCVIDPDKTSEIRDHIAAGRDTYGMQTFDQHLADLVASGAVDFGVARAAATNPGDFDLKARLGESAAPSGGSGAMDGFMAGGTF
- a CDS encoding GDP-L-fucose synthase family protein, with amino-acid sequence MTPESSQAAVSAAHPAGAPYERQATPEFWRGRRVVVTGGGGFLGSHVVDRLRALHADVFVPRRAEFDLTTDEAVRRLYETARPEMVIHLAAEVGGIGANRENPGRFFYANAIMGILMIEEARRTGVQKFVQMGTICAYPKITPVPFREENLWEGYPEETNAPYGVAKKALLVQLQAYRQQYGMNGIYLLPVNLYGPRDNFDERSSHVIPALIRRMLEARDGGAPEVRMWGTGNASREFLYVDECARAVVLASEHYDGAEPVNLGVGEEITIRDLAAQIAESVGYQGRLAYDPTQPDGQPRRSLDTSRARELFGFEAHMPFREGLRRTVEWYAGQRAV
- a CDS encoding M28 family peptidase; amino-acid sequence: MRKSVRWGAPLALALAAGCAPAGMQAGAAGAGTGEAAISGDMLLRDIRELSSDRFQGRAVGTAGEDSTIAYLSRRFREIGLAPGMPDGSYVQQVPLIGTTSRLEARAAVNGTTMELRQLEDIVAWSQRPDSLVSVNAAEMVFVGYGVVAPELGWDDFKGVDVRGKTVVMLIGDPPVPDPADTTRLDPSVFRGPAMTYYGRWTYKYETAAERGAAAVLLVHQTGPAGYPWSTIQSNVRERFDVAGAPAHVPVEGWIQLETARRIFAAGGHDFAALERTARTRGFRPVPLGGTATFRARNAVRRINSRNVVGRLPGSDPSVADEAVLFSAHWDSFGLGRVINGDSIYNGALDDASGVAWLISTGQAYRSLPTAPRRTLVFVAFTAEEQGLLGARYYAQHPVVPLAKTLADINMDAMNPWGRTRSLVSLGYGQSSLETLLATEAARDSRRVVPDPEPEKGYFYRADHLELARGGVPSLSFLFPGTDYLNQPADYAERVRGAYIRDDYHKPTDEVKADWDMAGIVDDTRLTYRVGLAVANGAEWPTWSTGSEFRAKREQSLGGGSR
- a CDS encoding response regulator, with translation MSAAQTRATVVIIEDNLDNRMIYRTILEHYGYEVLEAGDGQSGVQLVRDTLPDVVLMDISIPIIDGHQATRMLKADPVTASIPVMALTAHAMAEDRQRAAEAGCDAYLAKPAEPKQVLAEVQRLIAEREARTAAI
- a CDS encoding MFS transporter, which encodes MSPPSSTLAPDADPRRWRALVLLAMAELLGMSLWFSASAVSPRLQALWQLSDSQAGWLTGAVQLGFVAGTAIAALLNLADLIPSRVYFAVSALLAAAANAALTLADGYGQAVALRFATGMLLAGVYPPAMKMVSTWFRSARGLAIGTVVGALTVGKATPYLLRAFPSLDWRQVVLAASAGAVVSALLVAATYRDGPYPFARRRFSWGLLRDVARNRPARLAIAGYLGHMWELYAMWTFISLFFVDVFAAHGHGGAEARAGLMGFAVIAAGGMGSVLAGAWADRLGRARVTIWAMAASGACALAIGWMMRAPVWLVVAVALLWGFAVVADSAQFSAIVTEVAPEHAVGTALTLQTALGFLLTSVSIAAVPHLRAAGGWPLAFGLLAAGPALGIIAMRMLPSAAPR